The Clostridium botulinum BKT015925 genome includes the window TGTAAAATAAGGAAGCATTTCCTTTAGTACTTCTGGTTTAGTATATGTTGTTGCTGAATAATCCATATAAATTTTCTTATCCATTCTTTACACTCCTATTCTTTAACCTTTTATAGTCATTAGCCATATCTTGTAGAGTTATAGACTGTGTTACTTCATCTATACTATTCTTTATCTTTTCCCATAATAATCTAGTAGGACAAACCTCCATATTATTACATTCTCCTGAATCTATACAAGATGAAATCTCAATTGGTCCTTCTAAAACATCTATTATATCTGAAACACTAATTTCTTTTGGATGTTTATTTAAAACATACCCTCCTTGTGCTCCCCTTACACTTTTTATTAATTTTGCTTTTCTAAGTGGAGA containing:
- a CDS encoding RrF2 family transcriptional regulator, whose product is MKLSTKGRYGVRAMVDLAINYGESPVSIKSIAGRQNISELYLEQLFSPLRKAKLIKSVRGAQGGYVLNKHPKEISVSDIIDVLEGPIEISSCIDSGECNNMEVCPTRLLWEKIKNSIDEVTQSITLQDMANDYKRLKNRSVKNG